The Sulfurovum xiamenensis genome includes the window CTTAAAATTATTCAAATATAGAATATTACTATATGGAATAATAATTAATATTTTTGTGGGGGTGGATATTTATGTGTGATATGGTAAATCGTATACGTGAAGAAATGGAGATTTTAGATGTTAAGCAAAAAGATATAATTGAGTATACTGGAGAGAAACAGTCAAATATATCAAAATATCTTAGTTTAAATGAAAAAACAAGGCTTGATATTCCAAATACAATATTGGCTAAAATTTCTGACATTCTAGATGTTGATATTAAATATTTATTATGTATGCAAGATGAAAAGAAAAAAAGTATAGATACCAGCTTTAATTCATCTATGTTTGAAATGATTAACTATGTTGACCTACGTGCAGGAGCAGGTGCAGAAGTAATATTACATGAGTATATAGAATCAGAGCCTATCCCAATAGCAAAACAATTTTTAAACGGTGTATCTCCTAAAAATATTGTAGTAATGAAGGTTGTTGGTGACTCTATGGAGCCTACTATAAAACCTGATGAATTTGTTATGGTTGACATGGTAAACGGTAGGCAGTTTCATCCTGTAGATGGAGTTTATCTTATAAATAAAGACGGCACAATTCAAATTAAACGACTACACTTCAAAGGTGATAAAGGGATAGATATTATCTCTGATAACTCAGCATATCCAAAAGAAAATACCATCAATGACGCGATAAATTTAGAAGTTATTGGTAAACTTTTCAAACAGATAAAGAATCTTGGTGCTTTGGCAATAAAATAAAGGGAGAAATATTATGGGAATGATAAAATGTAAAGAGTGTAAAAGTGAAATAAGTAACAAAGCAAAAACATGCCCACAATGTGGAGCACCAGTTCCACAAAAGACATCATTTTTAACATGGATATTTCTTATCTCCATAATTGCAATATTTTTGATTGTAACAAGTGGTCCAAATAACAAATCAAGTATGGTATCAAGTAGTGAGAATAAAGAATTTGCATGGGTTGAAAAAGGGAAATATTTAGTAAGATCAAAATTAAAAGACTCTGATTCAGCAAAGTTCAGAGATATATATTTCAATAAGAATAAAGACCAGGTACCTGTAGCATGTGGAGAAGTGAACTCAAAGAATGGATTAGGAGCATTTGCCGGGTATGAACGTTTTATATCAGCAGGCTCAATTGAATTTACATGGTTAGAATCTGAAGTATCAGATTTTGGAAACATATGGAATAAATTATGCGTGGCTACAAAATGAATAAAATTATATTTATATTGGTTTCACTAACAGTCTCATTATTTGGAAGCAGAAATTCATGCCAAATGTTTCTTGATAATTATTCAATGGCAAGACAAAAAGCGGTACTTCATATTGAAACAGACTCCAGTAAGTTTTCTATACTTATGGAATTAAATATGGCTAAAAATAGTCTAATTAGTGCAATAGCCGAGTGCAAACCATATAGAAATGAACTACGATATGATGAAATGAAACCAGATCTAAAAAAAATGTCTGAATTAATTAAGCAAATAGAAAAATGGTGATAATGGTGAAATATTTTTTAAAGTTCATTCTTATATACATAACCATAGGTATTCTAGGATTTATTCTAGTCGGATTTATATCACAGGATTTATTACCTATATACTTCATGGTATGGGTATTTTCTCCATTATTTTACCTATATTTTAAAAAAGCAAATCAATCAAAACATAAACATACACTCAATAAAATAGGAATTATTTTTGCTTCAATAATAATCGGTTTTGTAATGCTTTCTTATGGAGTAGGAAAACTTGGAAATGTGTTAAATGAGTCAAGAAAAAATCAAGCCATAATTGATGAATCAAATAGAAAAATTTATGAGATAAAGCAAAAAGAAGAAAAAGAAAGACTGGCAACTATTGCAATTGAAAGAGAAAAAATAAAACCACTTATGAATGAATTAAAGGATAAGGTGGTCAAAGAGAAAAAGGTTATAGCTGCCACATGGTCCAGAAATTTAACTGATCAAAGAAAGGATGTACTTTATGTTGCTGTTCCTGGGGATGGTACATCAAGAAATGGTTTTGCAGAGTATTTGTGCCTTATAGCAAATGAAGTAGGACTATCCAGTAAAGGAATAGAGATCATAATTACTGATGCTATAAAAAGCATAAATGGAGGTGATTTTACTCCTATTGGAATGGCTACTTGTAAATGACACCACTAGAAGCCTTTAATAAAATAGAGAAGATCATGTCAAAGATAAACATCCCTTTCATGGATATGGGCGAGGATGATACTAAATATGATATGCCTTTATGCAAGGTGAAATATTATCAAGTAGAAGAAGATCATCATTTTCAAATATTTTGCTTTGGAACTACAAAAAAAGAATGTGATGATCTTAGATTCACTGCAGCGGATACAATTAGCGATCATGGCTTTCATGTATCAACAAATTACCCATACTCAAACCCATACCAACTCCAAAAGAACATATGGGAGAGTAGAATAAACGTGAAGTTTAACTGATGATACCACGACACTTAAAACATAGATTTATTGCCGGGGTTGTGTTGTGGATAGGATTATTAATTATTATTGGAATAAAGTATCTTGGCCAAGTGTAGCAGTTGGTTCTATAATCCCATAAACTTTTGTAATTGAGTACTTAACATCTACGATACCTATGTTCTGATCTAAATAGGTCTCAATAAGAAGATCCGCATCCAACATATCCCCATATGATATACTTAGTTCTCTATTACGTATCTTTTGTTTAAAATCATCATCCAGGATTGATACATCAATATTTTTATCAAATATTATGGTCCACTTGCTATCCCCAAATATATCAGGTTTTTTAATAATAAATTGCTGTCTTATTTGATGAATGTGCTTTGTAACATCTTCAACCTCTTCTATTTTAAACTCATAACTTCCTTTCATTGGAGCAGATTCATTACCAAGCTCAAGCAATGGTGTGGCAGGAAGTTTTTTTATACTGCTAGACAGTTCACCAACAGACTTTAATATATTAACTTTGTTTTTATCTACACTGTAACCATATTCTCTAAGAGGTGTTTTGTCTATTTCATCTTCAATGATTTTTACAACCTGTTTATTGAAAGAGTTTGGAGTTTTGTTTGTATAGTCTATGATCTTGTATTTTGTATCGATCAAGAATTTTGCAAATTCATCTTTTGGATTTGTAACTATAGAGTGTATCTTATCATCTGGTAACTTTTTTAAAACATCCCTCAAATAAGCTCTTACGGATCCCCCTTCAATATGTGTTACATATATCTCAGTTTCTACATCACCTCCGAAAGATTTAGCTATTGCATTGTTTAAATTATCTAATGCAACTATAAAAGATGCTACACCATTAAAAAAATCTTTTGAATTTGTCTCTGAACCGTATGTGAAATAGACACTGTATGAACCTTCCATATTAAACTCCCCATAATCTATATAGAACATTATACCAAACTCCTTTTATGTAAGTATGTTTGTATTGTAGCGTAAAAATATGGAAAATATTCTATATTTGAATAATTTTAAGCTTTAATTAAATTCAAATATGGAATAATTCTCTTATACGAAGCAAAAACTTCGAGTTCAATCACAATTCGCGAACTGCCTGTGTAAGTTCAAGTAAGTATCAGACACCTGACATGGCAAATGGTGTATGCGCAGGTTGAGAAGCCTGCTTTGAACTTTCACGCATGGGCATGTTTACTCCCTTTCCATGCTCAGCCGCGAGAGTTCATATATAAGCACAAGATTTTATTTAGCGTCTCGCCGTGAATAAACATAGAGACATCCTCATAAACCTCCTTTATTATGAAAATAAATTTAGAACCTGATTAATGCCAAATCCTCGTAGATCAGAGGTGAACTTCTTGTGTTTATATGTGAACTTGATTTTTAAAGTATTCATTGGAGTATTTTAAAAAGCCGTGTTGAATTTGAACGCTACACGGCTTTACACGATTAAGAAAAAGTGCATGGAAATTATACCGTGCCAACCTAAAGCCTTTATATGTGGCTGTGCTTACCCAACCCTTTCTCGTTGGCAGCCACTACATATAAGGCGTAATTCGGGAAAGGAATTATGATGGATTTAACAACAGCAGAAAAACTAAAAATGATCGCAATAGAAAGAGGCATAGACTCTACTAACCTATTTGGGAAGATTGAGCTTTTAAAAGAGGTATTGATTCACCAGACACCAAAAGATGCAAACGATTTTCTGATCGATACATTTATGATGATTGAAGACGAGATTGATTTTTCTTTTAAAGAACTTGGGTTAGACGAGGATGTAGCGTGATGGACAAACAACAAAGAAAAGAACTATTCAGAAAGTTAAAAACGTTGCCAAAATCAGTGCAGAACACTTTGACGGTTTCGCACTTGGCCAGACATATTAAAGTGATGAAAGGTTTATCATGAGTGTTTTAAAGATTATCCCAAACAACGATTATCATGCTGACAGATCACACTTATCTGCAAGTACAATTAAGACCATATTAAAAAACCCGTACGAGTACCTTAATCCTGTAGAAAAAAGCAACGATAGCTTACTTCTTGGAAACGTGGTACATAAATTAGTACTGGAGCCTGAAACATTCAATGAAGAGTTCGCAGTGATGCCTGTATGCGATAGACGTACAAAAGCAGGTAAAGAGATCCATGCAAACTTCATTGAAGAGAGCAACGGCAAAGAGTGTGTCACTCAGGAAATGTACGACCAGGCACTTGAAATGAGTAAAGCTATCTCTGAACAAAAAGAGATCAAAGAACTATTACTATCAAATGGGCTTCCAGAACGCTCAATATTCAGCGAAATAGACGGGATTAAGGTTAAGTGTAGACCTGACTATTACAGAGAAGATTTAGGGCTTATTGTTGATCTTAAAACTACGGTTGATTCAAGCCCTGACGGTTTTGTAAGACAGGTTGCAAGTTATGGGTATTTTATCCAGGCTGCATTCTATCTTGATGTGCTTAAAAGCGTTGGACTTCCTGCAAACAAGTTTATTTTTGTGGCAGTTAGTAAGACTGAACCTTATATGGTAGGAGTATATGAACTTACTGAACAGGATATTGAGCTAGGACGTGATATGTATAAAAAAGCGTTTGAAATATACAGAGATATTGACAGTTATAAAAAGCCTGTCTACTTAAGTCAAGAGAAAGAGATCGTACAGACACTTGTACTTCCAAACTATGTTTATTATAAATTAGGAGCCATGTAATGAGTGCATTAACAGAAAGAAAACAACAGGTAACGGCATTTTTGGGTAGTCAGGATATTACAAACAGAATCACTGCCCTATTCCAAAAAGATGACAAAAAAGCTGAGAAGTTCAAAGCAACGATTGTGAACATTGCACTTGATTCAAGTTTATCAACATGTACAGTTCCAAGCATCCTTAAAAGCGCGTTAGATATTGCAGAGCTTGAACTTCCACTTGCAAAAGGATTGGGGCAGGCTTACATCGTTAAATATAAAAAAGATGCACAACCGGTCATTGGATACAAAGGATGGCTTGCGCTAGCTGAAAGAAGCGGTAAAAGCGTAAAAGCTAAACCTGTATTTACATGTGATGAATTTGCAATGGAAGATAACGGGTTCGATGAGACTATTACATTCAAACCAAACTTCGATGAGCGCAAAGACTATGATCCTAAATGGGTGAATGAAAATCTTAAAGGAGTATTGGTAGCAGTACGTGACAATAACTCCGGGATTGTTTCAAATACGTTTGTGAGCTTTGGAAAGATCAACCAACTTGCAGGCAAAAGTCCGTCAAAAAATTCAAGCTTTAGCCCATATTCTGAGTGGAACCTTGAAATGTATCAGGCAAAAGCTATCAAATATGTACTCTCGAAAACTCC containing:
- a CDS encoding recombinase RecT, translated to MSALTERKQQVTAFLGSQDITNRITALFQKDDKKAEKFKATIVNIALDSSLSTCTVPSILKSALDIAELELPLAKGLGQAYIVKYKKDAQPVIGYKGWLALAERSGKSVKAKPVFTCDEFAMEDNGFDETITFKPNFDERKDYDPKWVNENLKGVLVAVRDNNSGIVSNTFVSFGKINQLAGKSPSKNSSFSPYSEWNLEMYQAKAIKYVLSKTPMSEVVGRAVEVDNQADIKRIEENKQHDGFNLNQMMQKHEETEYSGEFDAEVEETDTGESSQ
- a CDS encoding PD-(D/E)XK nuclease-like domain-containing protein, with product MSVLKIIPNNDYHADRSHLSASTIKTILKNPYEYLNPVEKSNDSLLLGNVVHKLVLEPETFNEEFAVMPVCDRRTKAGKEIHANFIEESNGKECVTQEMYDQALEMSKAISEQKEIKELLLSNGLPERSIFSEIDGIKVKCRPDYYREDLGLIVDLKTTVDSSPDGFVRQVASYGYFIQAAFYLDVLKSVGLPANKFIFVAVSKTEPYMVGVYELTEQDIELGRDMYKKAFEIYRDIDSYKKPVYLSQEKEIVQTLVLPNYVYYKLGAM
- a CDS encoding zinc ribbon domain-containing protein: MGMIKCKECKSEISNKAKTCPQCGAPVPQKTSFLTWIFLISIIAIFLIVTSGPNNKSSMVSSSENKEFAWVEKGKYLVRSKLKDSDSAKFRDIYFNKNKDQVPVACGEVNSKNGLGAFAGYERFISAGSIEFTWLESEVSDFGNIWNKLCVATK
- a CDS encoding XRE family transcriptional regulator, encoding MCDMVNRIREEMEILDVKQKDIIEYTGEKQSNISKYLSLNEKTRLDIPNTILAKISDILDVDIKYLLCMQDEKKKSIDTSFNSSMFEMINYVDLRAGAGAEVILHEYIESEPIPIAKQFLNGVSPKNIVVMKVVGDSMEPTIKPDEFVMVDMVNGRQFHPVDGVYLINKDGTIQIKRLHFKGDKGIDIISDNSAYPKENTINDAINLEVIGKLFKQIKNLGALAIK